A window of Spirochaetota bacterium contains these coding sequences:
- a CDS encoding PilZ domain-containing protein, whose product MRKSIDKRNTGRIRIPNSFIEYKVKGSETPFKVEIVNISSGGLCFLRNSILTKNDVLLIKFPFKNAKVILEAQVLRLDGREVGVKFLNSEEEIGRFVEAFNYEYPSLSREAKGKGQPLLFTKPSRDDDDDPDSALDID is encoded by the coding sequence ATGAGAAAGTCGATAGACAAGAGAAATACGGGAAGGATCAGGATTCCCAACAGTTTCATTGAATACAAGGTCAAAGGCAGCGAAACGCCCTTCAAGGTGGAAATAGTCAACATCTCCTCGGGGGGATTATGCTTTCTCAGGAACTCGATTCTCACAAAAAACGATGTCCTGCTGATCAAGTTTCCGTTTAAAAACGCGAAAGTAATTCTCGAGGCGCAGGTACTTCGCCTGGACGGCCGCGAGGTAGGCGTGAAATTCCTGAATTCAGAGGAAGAGATCGGGCGATTCGTGGAAGCGTTCAATTACGAATATCCTTCACTTTCCAGGGAAGCGAAAGGAAAGGGCCAGCCCTTGTTGTTCACGAAGCCGTCACGCGATGATGACGATGACCCCGATAGCGCACTCGATATTGATTAA